In the Triticum aestivum cultivar Chinese Spring chromosome 2B, IWGSC CS RefSeq v2.1, whole genome shotgun sequence genome, GAAAAATTACGGAAGTAAATGATGTGCCTTGGTCTTAGTGTTTTGGTCGttgggcctaataaacccggacggagggagtacatctgaaTCACCTCGGTGTGGTTGTACAACTGTGGGATTAATAAAAAAAACCGTCGTgaccaatgttggggatatcgcttatcgggaacttattgatcgacccatgataaggggtaaatcggccagtttatcgacatatcggctgatttatcgctATCTGCTGAATTATCGGCCGATATATCTTATCGGTTAGAcaacggtaagcgataaatcgaCCGATTTATCgaaatatcggaagatatcttgaacagtggtcGTGACCGTAGTCGTCACTAAACTGTCCGTGCCCATGACTTAATGAAAGACCAAATCGTAGTTCTCCCTTTCCTGTCGGCGCATAGAAAAATGGCATGCTACACCGTGCATGGACGCGTTAGTAATGGCGAACAGTAATATTATACTCGCTGGCACATGGGCCATGGGTGTGCATGCATGAACGAACAATGAGTTTAGTGTTGCGAGTACTACAGTATTAAACTGCCTGGTCTCCCGGTCGCTGCATGTGCATGCATGCAGTGCTGAGACAAGTGTGAACACAGAGTACTACTACTATATTTGCTGGTGTACTGTTACATGCATGTAGTCAACAGGAGTGGTGGGGGTGATGACTGAAAAACATCCCCTGGAATTGTCCGCTTCAGCTTTTCGTGTTGGCCCCCCAGTAGGGACCTCCTTTTAAAAAGGGTACGTGCAGTACTCGTGTTGGTCCCGAAATATCTATGCAGAACTGCATAGATCCTTCCGGCTTTGTACCAAAAGGTAATTATGATTGGGAAAGGGTGCACGGGTGTGTGATCCCGTGAAAGGTACTTCTTGGAACGAGGGGGCATATTGATAAAACTGACACGTGTCCGGCAGCGCAGGTGAAAATcctacttcctccgtctaggtgtgtaagtcatcttacgaaaaccaaatattcccaaaactcttaggcgcggtgcattaaattctacctcgtttcttgtttcttgacatatcaaccaataagagatgtggggtgtgcatgcttttaatgacatgagactaccaaacacgacatgcattggttagttcattgcatgcaatgctattaattagcaaatggaCATTAAGtactctcgttttcccctcctccttggtcacggtgcacaacctaagatgacttactcacctagacggagggagtacagagGTGCGGGTGTAATAAAAGAATAATGAATGTGTGTGAGGGGCGTCTACGCGGGCGGCAGATTTCGCGCCTATGGAATCTAAAAACCTGTGGTGGCTACGGGTTACTAGTTTTAAAACAATAGAATGCAGTGCGGGGTGCAGTAAAAGCCTTCTTGAGTACGGTAGCTGGAACAGTGCTGGGGGGTAGGGGGTGACTGTGGTTTTAACCTTGTCCGTGTTCTTCCACAGTGCTCACTTTTCCCCCATTGCATACACTGCGCCAGTATCCCCCTTGGAACTTTGCAAGGAGAAAGCTCCAAGCTGTAGACTCCAGATCTGAGCTTCTGCGGTGGACGCGGGGAGCTGTCTCTCTGGTAAGCTCTGATCTGCTTTGAGAATACTTTTTATTGTGACGCCGGTCTTGCTCCGGTCTCCGATTTATTGCTGGTCTTGCTCCCGCCGCCGCAAATTTAGTGATGAATCTGTCGGACCGGCTGTGATCTGGTTTTGTTGTTTTTTGCCGTCAGATGCTTGGTCGATCTAGCTTTGCATGCTTCCATACGTACCTCCCACCACAAATCTTCCTGATGTAGTTGCATGTGGTTTATTTGTTGCAGAAGATGGCTTGCCCCCCTAGAACTCCAAATCGAGCAAGATCCGCCGGCCGCCGGCGAGGAAGGCCAGCTAGAAGGAACAGCGGGTGGGGTAGCCAGGCGCTTGCAGTTGTCGATGCAGCGGCAAGGCAGCCCTCGTACAGATCCATGTTTGCAACTAATCCGTTCCTAGGGTTGAGCACTCTCTTCTACCATGCGGCCGAGCCAACTGGAATGGCTGGCTTGCTGACGAACAGATACGCAGGCCCAATAGATCGTCTGTTCTTTGGCGAACTCTTGGGTAGGGTTGACACTAGCGGACCGGTACTGACTTCACGTTTGCCAAATGGGCAAGTAAGGCCGATACGCGACCAAGATGGAGTTAGGATCTTGGGTTTGCGTGGGCATGGTAGGATAGTATCATTCAGTACATCTCTGCCTAGATCTACAACGGTGAAGAGAGTTAGATCACTGATTGGGCTAGGATGCAAAGGTGGTCTGAAGGTGGCAGATCTAGAGTACGCAATTAGCAAGATAGATCCGTGCTCCATGGACAAACATGATACAACTGCTTTTGTCGTTGCATGCAGCCTGCTTGGTGCATGTACTTTACTGGGCCCAAGACAATCAGTTTCGTCCATTCCTGATGAACTACTAGCCTTAGTTCAAGAGCCATGGGCAATAGGTGAGTACAACATGGCGCGATACTCCATAGACGTGCTCAGGATATCTGCAAATAGATATCCAGAGGGCGTGGCCAACGGAGCTGACCTGATTATCCTAGGTGGAAATCCATTGTTTCTACAGGTAATAAATCTACAGATGATGTACGTTTTTGTTTGGCATGCTGAGGACCCATGTTGGACGTACTTCTGCATGTGCTAATGATTAGTGGTCCATATCCACATTGCAGCACTTTCAGTTCGACTGGGTGGACTATGGTCTTGCCAACTTAAGATCGAACCTGCTACCCAGAATTTGTGCATACACCCTTCCAATTGTTAGGGTGCTGATTCAACTTGAGAGGGAAAACCCAGGCTACTATAGAGTAATATATGTTTTGTCTAATTTTTGATGGCAAATGAGTTTGATTTTCTTGTGTGAAACTTATTGATGGATTTTGTCTTCCTTGTGTTTTGCAGACAAGGCCAGAAGGTTACATGGAGCAGCGTATGCGGAGGTGGCATCCTTTGATGGAAGCGATGGCACATCTGGTGAGTGAGCCTGGGTGATGAATTATAAATTTCGGAGGAAGATGATGTTGCTATTGACACATGCTGACATTACTGCAGCTGTTTGCTCCTTCGGCCATGAACAATGGAGGTGGTGTCGACAATGGAAATGCAGGCGCCTCTTCAAGTGACAGGAACCAAGAAGAAGCATCTTGTAACAAGAGTGAGCTGGGGGTTACAGTGCAAGGCGGCGATGGAGTGCCCAGCAGAAATGTGTTGATGATAGAAGGTTCAGATAGAAATGGTGCATCCCTAACCATCGCAGATATAGATGCACATCAGCTGATCAGCCCTGTTAACCATACCGAAGGGGGGGACAATGCTGGCACACTTATAGTTAGCATGCGTGATGCCGCGGACCAGGCAATGAGTGAATCAGGTACCTCCCCAACACATAGGTTTCCAATTCAGTACGTATGCATGGTTATGACATGTTCTGTCATTTGTGGTAGGAAAAGTAGAATTTGAATTACATCTGATCACCTGAATGCAACAGGTGAAGACGATGAAAGCTACGACACTGCTTCAGAAGATGATCGACAGTTGGTTGCAGCAATAGGTAAAAACCAAATTCAGAACTAAATTCAGAAAATTACAAATTACTCCTTTCTGATCTAACAAACAGTATTGTTGCCGCAGATGCCTCCCTTGCAGATCAGGCACGTGTAGCATGACTGCCGCCTGTGGTAATTGAGGAAGGAGGCTACGAAGCTCGTCAACGCAGCCGCATAGTGGAAATTGCAGCAGATGACCCTGGTAAACAGGTGATGGAGCCATGTATTGGCTTTGAGTCATCAGACAGTGATGAGGACATGCAGAGTCGGTATGAACACATAGGCAGGAACCGGTTGAGAATCATGCATCACCAAGGTAATAGACCATCTGGTATAACTTGACCGTTGAAGTAAGGTTTCATACTTTTGACAGGACAAATCAATTATTTTTTTTGCAGAGCAACGTGGGCGGGGAGTGGCGCCGGTTGAAATTCCATTGATGACCATGACAGGTAATGTTGGGAGTGCAAAATCATTAGGCCATATCCCTGGTTTAGAAACAACATTACCCCTAGTCCCCGTTGGAGCAGCACAAATTGGATCCCCTATTCACATTGAACTTGAAGCCGACCCAGTTATAACTGCTCACATAGTGGCATCAGGTAAAAAAAGAAGTGCAATAATACATTGTACGTTCATATTATTTCCCGAGGCACATCATTCTTATAGGGGAAACTAACCTGATTAAGATGTTGCTCATCGAACAGAAGGAATTGACATGGCTATGAATCAGAACGATGCTTTGGAAGA is a window encoding:
- the LOC123043305 gene encoding uncharacterized protein, which produces MDKHDTTAFVVACSLLGACTLLGPRQSVSSIPDELLALVQEPWAIGEYNMARYSIDVLRISANRYPEGVANGADLIILGGNPLFLQHFQFDWVDYGLANLRSNLLPRICAYTLPIVRVLIQLERENPGYYRTRPEGYMEQRMRRWHPLMEAMAHLLFAPSAMNNGGGVDNGNAGASSSDRNQEEASCNKSELGVTVQGGDGVPSRNVLMIEGSDRNGASLTIADIDAHQLISPVNHTEGGDNAGTLIVSMRDAADQAMSESGEDDESYDTASEDDRQLVAAIDASLADQARVA